A stretch of the Actinoalloteichus fjordicus genome encodes the following:
- the thiC gene encoding phosphomethylpyrimidine synthase ThiC has translation MSASAESAGQSPSHTRQQERSASAEVIAASAGESASAGVVAASAGESASAGVVAASAGESASAGVVAASAGESASAGVVAASAGESASAVTTGPIIGSRKVYLDTPSGLRVPRRRVLLTDGAHLDVYDTSGPYTHDEPDIDLHRGLPALRAGWSAERDADAASTNAVQTQLGLARAGVITKEMEFIAVREGVSADLVRDEVARGRAVIPANRCHPESEPMIIGKQFLVKINANIGNSAVSSSIADEVDKMVWATRWGADTVMDLSTGRRIHETREWILRNSPVPIGTVPIYQALEKVGGDPTKLSWEAYRDTVIEQAEQGVDYMTVHAGVLLRYVPLTARRVTGIVSRGGSIMAAWCLAHHQESFLYTHFDELCEIFQRYDITFSLGDGLRPGSIADANDEAQFAELRTLGELTHRARAFDVQVMIEGPGHVPMHKIAENVRLEEELCGEAPFYTLGPLATDIAPAYDHITSAIGAAMIAQAGTAMLCYVTPKEHLGLPNRDDVKTGVITYKIAAHSADLAKGHPHAQERDDALSKARFEFRWVDQFNLSLDPDTARSFHDETLPAEPAKTAHFCSMCGPKFCSMKITQDVRRYAEEHGMTSPDAIEAGMRAKSDEFAQRGGQVYLPVVGP, from the coding sequence ATGTCGGCGTCAGCAGAGTCAGCAGGTCAGTCTCCATCGCACACTCGTCAGCAGGAGCGGTCTGCTTCGGCTGAAGTAATCGCCGCCTCGGCGGGAGAGAGTGCCTCGGCGGGAGTCGTCGCCGCCTCGGCGGGAGAGAGTGCCTCGGCGGGAGTCGTCGCCGCCTCGGCGGGAGAGAGTGCCTCGGCGGGAGTCGTCGCCGCCTCGGCGGGAGAGAGTGCCTCGGCGGGAGTCGTCGCCGCCTCGGCGGGAGAGAGTGCCTCGGCGGTCACCACCGGCCCGATCATCGGTTCGCGCAAGGTCTACCTCGACACTCCGTCTGGGCTTCGGGTACCGCGACGACGGGTCCTGCTCACCGACGGGGCGCACCTCGACGTGTATGACACCTCGGGGCCGTACACCCACGACGAGCCCGACATCGACCTGCACCGGGGGCTCCCCGCGCTGCGGGCGGGCTGGTCGGCCGAGCGCGACGCCGACGCCGCATCGACGAACGCGGTGCAGACCCAACTCGGTCTGGCGAGGGCGGGAGTGATCACCAAGGAGATGGAGTTCATCGCGGTCCGCGAGGGCGTGTCCGCCGACCTGGTCCGCGACGAGGTGGCCCGAGGTCGGGCGGTGATCCCGGCGAACCGCTGCCATCCCGAGTCGGAGCCGATGATCATCGGCAAGCAGTTCCTGGTCAAGATCAATGCGAACATCGGCAACTCGGCCGTCTCCTCGTCGATCGCCGACGAGGTGGACAAGATGGTGTGGGCCACCCGGTGGGGCGCCGACACCGTGATGGACCTGTCCACCGGCAGGCGCATCCACGAGACGCGGGAGTGGATTCTTCGCAACTCGCCGGTGCCCATCGGAACCGTGCCGATCTACCAGGCCTTGGAGAAGGTCGGCGGCGATCCGACGAAGCTGTCCTGGGAGGCCTATCGGGACACCGTGATCGAGCAGGCCGAGCAGGGCGTCGACTACATGACCGTGCACGCGGGCGTCCTGCTGCGTTATGTGCCGCTCACCGCGCGCCGAGTCACCGGGATCGTCTCGCGCGGCGGCTCGATCATGGCGGCCTGGTGCCTCGCCCACCACCAGGAGAGCTTCCTCTACACCCACTTCGACGAGCTCTGCGAGATCTTCCAGCGTTACGACATCACCTTCTCGCTCGGTGACGGACTCCGCCCCGGTTCCATCGCGGACGCCAACGACGAGGCGCAGTTCGCGGAGCTGCGGACGCTCGGCGAGCTGACTCATCGGGCCAGGGCCTTCGACGTTCAGGTGATGATCGAGGGACCCGGCCACGTGCCGATGCACAAGATCGCGGAGAACGTGCGGCTCGAGGAGGAGCTGTGCGGGGAGGCGCCGTTCTACACGCTCGGTCCGCTGGCCACCGACATCGCGCCCGCCTACGACCACATCACCTCGGCGATCGGCGCGGCGATGATCGCGCAGGCCGGGACGGCGATGCTCTGCTACGTCACGCCGAAGGAGCACCTCGGGCTGCCGAACCGGGACGACGTCAAGACCGGGGTGATCACCTACAAGATCGCCGCGCACTCGGCCGACCTGGCCAAGGGCCATCCGCACGCGCAGGAGCGCGACGACGCGCTGTCCAAGGCACGCTTCGAGTTCCGGTGGGTCGACCAGTTCAACCTGTCGCTCGACCCGGACACCGCCCGGTCGTTCCACGACGAGACGCTGCCCGCCGAACCGGCGAAGACCGCGCACTTCTGCTCGATGTGCGGGCCGAAGTTCTGTTCCATGAAGATCACCCAGGACGTCCGCCGCTATGCCGAGGAACACGGGATGACCTCGCCGGACGCGATCGAGGCCGGGATGCGGGCGAAGTCCGACGAGTTCGCGCAGCGCGGTGGCCAGGTCTATCTGCCGGTGGTCGGACCGTGA
- the thiD gene encoding bifunctional hydroxymethylpyrimidine kinase/phosphomethylpyrimidine kinase has translation MTGRRAEPGAVPPPGATPNTALTIAGSDSGGGAGIQADLKTFLACGVHGMTALTAVTVQNSLGVTDFLALPPSLVAAQIRAVAPDLGVGAAKTGMLASAEIVDTVIEACGQASIGAGRSTPLVVDPVAASMHGDSLLALDALAAVRDRLLPIATLATPNLDEVRLLTGVEVTSRAGLRKAAEAMHELGPSWVLIKAGHLAEDPECVDLLFDGAESHELPGPRMRTPHTHGGGDTLAAAVASALSRGCSVPEAVRFGKRYIMRAVAGAYPLGAGTGPVSAFWRVSDDPV, from the coding sequence GTGACGGGGCGGCGGGCCGAGCCGGGCGCGGTTCCCCCGCCGGGGGCGACGCCGAACACGGCACTGACCATCGCGGGATCGGACTCGGGCGGCGGGGCGGGCATTCAGGCCGACCTGAAGACCTTCCTGGCCTGCGGTGTGCACGGGATGACGGCGCTCACGGCGGTCACCGTGCAGAACTCGCTCGGGGTGACCGACTTCCTCGCCCTGCCGCCGAGCCTCGTCGCCGCACAGATCCGTGCGGTGGCGCCAGACCTGGGCGTCGGGGCGGCCAAGACGGGGATGCTCGCCTCCGCCGAGATCGTCGACACGGTGATCGAGGCCTGCGGTCAGGCGTCGATCGGGGCGGGCCGGTCGACGCCGCTGGTGGTCGACCCGGTGGCGGCCTCGATGCACGGCGACTCGCTGCTGGCCCTCGACGCGCTGGCGGCGGTGCGAGACCGGCTGCTGCCGATCGCGACGCTGGCCACCCCGAACCTGGACGAGGTGCGGCTGCTCACCGGAGTAGAGGTGACCTCGCGTGCCGGGTTGCGCAAGGCGGCCGAGGCGATGCACGAGCTCGGCCCGTCCTGGGTGTTGATCAAGGCGGGCCATCTTGCCGAGGACCCCGAGTGCGTCGATCTGCTCTTCGACGGCGCGGAGTCTCATGAGCTGCCCGGGCCGAGGATGCGCACACCACACACCCACGGGGGCGGGGACACCCTGGCGGCCGCGGTCGCCTCGGCGCTGTCTCGCGGGTGTTCGGTGCCCGAGGCGGTGCGGTTCGGCAAGCGCTACATCATGCGTGCCGTCGCGGGGGCGTATCCACTCGGCGCGGGCACCGGCCCGGTCTCGGCCTTCTGGCGTGTCTCCGACGATCCGGTCTGA
- a CDS encoding FUSC family protein, with protein MAGRVLTDVWIPVSLPQSGTVPMRQVVLTTLVIGIGALPAVLLGFGGAAIAGALVAVFSLVVAGGGPLRADLRTLSWAGPALIVVMAAGSLLSGVTAVVVVFLIVFGSGMLATLGRHYAVVGQSLAAASLVAITGGISAEDGPALVFFTGAVGLALAVALRVSTGRDDPSGPTRAIVAGTLTDRDPGSLDYATRIWRSDGSPEWLGRILVGTAEYRAGRAMLAVQTDQADGVEEERLQAVLDDAELVATELAIAVRARACTGLPSLARLDPAARAIHLHGDAELPDSVDTMRVGLERIRIAVLERVPGRAPRASARAAMHRAIGVLLAHLSFRSSLFRHSLRCALAVTAGMVAVLWLPDESAAPLLLVLYAVLQPMLRDTMEGALQRTGVVVFVVALLAVVAAFLPWPGVLLPFGLVAMILGASRLRTSLPLLLFCLLGVIVVVRVLQEDRAPTALAINITAISAIGATIALLVGFLSYLVLPGSITPDVPGTLHRAVYAVRDLAAGAHGALDTREGRRALRSANVVALRRTQDLLGLQARLEEAGPEAQWTVRRAASAVHALRAALAQMAFRPDDERAKALPAAVTAERVLDYESRQPARVDLSSLAGPTLLVAPILEATLIARSAIEEVRAVDWSEPSAFDADGESLGMTADPRQPDRWSLAREDAVPSVDD; from the coding sequence GTGGCTGGTCGGGTCTTGACAGACGTATGGATTCCGGTATCACTGCCGCAGTCGGGCACGGTGCCGATGCGGCAGGTGGTGCTGACGACGCTGGTCATCGGCATCGGCGCGCTGCCCGCAGTGCTGCTCGGCTTCGGCGGCGCGGCGATCGCGGGCGCGCTCGTCGCCGTGTTCAGCCTTGTCGTCGCGGGCGGCGGGCCGCTGCGCGCCGACCTGCGAACCCTCTCCTGGGCGGGGCCCGCGCTGATCGTCGTGATGGCGGCGGGTTCCCTGCTGAGCGGGGTGACGGCGGTGGTCGTCGTCTTCCTCATCGTGTTCGGCTCGGGAATGCTCGCGACGCTGGGCAGGCATTACGCGGTGGTCGGGCAGAGTCTCGCCGCCGCGTCGCTGGTGGCGATCACCGGCGGCATCAGCGCCGAGGACGGCCCGGCGCTGGTGTTCTTCACCGGCGCGGTCGGGCTGGCCCTGGCCGTCGCGCTGCGGGTGTCCACCGGCCGCGACGATCCGTCCGGCCCGACCAGGGCGATCGTCGCGGGTACGCTGACCGACCGCGACCCCGGCTCCCTCGACTATGCGACGCGGATCTGGCGGTCGGACGGATCACCGGAGTGGCTGGGCCGAATCCTGGTGGGGACCGCCGAGTACCGGGCAGGCCGGGCAATGCTGGCGGTGCAGACGGATCAGGCCGACGGCGTCGAGGAGGAGCGCCTGCAGGCCGTTCTCGACGACGCCGAGCTGGTGGCGACCGAGCTGGCCATCGCGGTACGGGCCAGGGCGTGCACCGGGCTGCCGTCGCTGGCCAGGCTCGATCCGGCGGCCAGGGCGATACATCTGCACGGTGACGCCGAACTGCCGGACTCGGTGGACACGATGCGCGTCGGTCTGGAGCGGATTCGGATCGCCGTGCTGGAACGGGTGCCCGGCCGGGCGCCGAGGGCCTCGGCGCGGGCCGCGATGCACCGAGCGATCGGCGTCCTGCTCGCCCACCTGTCGTTCCGCTCCTCGCTGTTCCGGCACTCCCTGCGCTGCGCACTGGCCGTCACCGCGGGAATGGTGGCGGTCCTGTGGCTGCCGGACGAGTCGGCCGCGCCCCTGCTTCTGGTGCTGTACGCCGTGTTGCAGCCGATGCTGCGGGACACGATGGAAGGCGCCCTGCAACGAACCGGGGTGGTGGTGTTCGTCGTCGCGCTCCTCGCGGTCGTCGCCGCCTTCCTGCCCTGGCCGGGCGTCCTGCTGCCGTTCGGCCTCGTCGCGATGATCCTCGGCGCCTCCCGACTGCGGACCAGCCTGCCGCTGTTGTTGTTCTGCTTGCTCGGCGTGATCGTGGTGGTCCGGGTCCTCCAGGAGGACCGTGCGCCGACCGCACTGGCGATCAACATCACCGCCATCAGCGCGATCGGTGCGACGATCGCCCTGCTCGTCGGCTTCCTCAGCTATCTGGTGCTGCCCGGCAGCATCACGCCGGACGTGCCGGGCACCCTGCACCGGGCGGTATACGCGGTGCGCGACCTGGCCGCCGGAGCGCACGGCGCGCTGGACACCAGGGAGGGCCGACGCGCGCTGCGCTCGGCGAACGTCGTCGCGCTGCGCAGGACGCAGGACCTGCTCGGCTTGCAGGCCCGGCTGGAGGAGGCAGGCCCCGAGGCACAGTGGACGGTGCGTCGCGCTGCCTCGGCGGTGCACGCGCTGCGGGCCGCACTGGCCCAGATGGCGTTTCGGCCCGACGACGAACGGGCGAAGGCGCTGCCCGCGGCCGTGACTGCGGAACGGGTGCTCGACTACGAGAGCAGACAGCCTGCCAGGGTCGACCTCAGCAGCCTGGCCGGGCCGACGTTGCTGGTCGCGCCGATCCTGGAGGCCACCCTGATCGCCCGCTCCGCCATCGAGGAGGTCCGCGCCGTCGACTGGAGCGAGCCCAGCGCCTTCGACGCGGACGGCGAGTCGCTGGGCATGACCGCCGATCCACGGCAGCCCGACCGATGGAGCCTGGCACGGGAGGACGCGGTGCCGTCGGTCGACGACTGA
- the thiG gene encoding thiazole synthase (functions in thiamine (vitamin B1) biosynthesis; in Bacillus subtilis this enzyme catalyzes the formation of thiazole from dehydroxyglycine and 1-deoxy-D-xylulose-5-phosphate and ThiS-thiocarboxylate): MDDTLTIAGREFSSRLIMGTGGATGLGELERALVASGTELTTVSMRRTDTSGGAGVLDLLRRLAIDVLPNTAGSRTSAEAVLTARLAREALATDWVKLEVVADDDTLLPDPVELLDAADQLVTDGFVVLAYTNDDPVLAARLADVGCAAVMPLGSPIGTGLGIRNPHNIELIVARATVPVILDAGIGTASDAALAMELGCDAVLLATAVTRANEPARMARAMRAAVAAGRDARLAGRIPRRFWAHASSPDRDDRTAAG; encoded by the coding sequence GTGGACGACACCCTGACGATCGCAGGCCGGGAGTTCTCCTCGCGCCTGATCATGGGCACCGGCGGCGCGACCGGACTCGGCGAGCTGGAGCGGGCGCTGGTGGCCTCCGGCACCGAGCTGACCACGGTGAGCATGCGTCGCACGGACACCTCGGGCGGGGCGGGCGTGCTCGATCTGCTGCGCAGGCTGGCGATCGACGTCCTGCCCAACACGGCCGGGTCCCGCACCTCGGCCGAGGCGGTGCTGACCGCCCGGCTGGCCAGAGAGGCCCTGGCGACCGACTGGGTCAAGCTGGAGGTCGTCGCCGACGACGACACGCTCCTGCCCGACCCGGTCGAACTGCTGGACGCCGCCGATCAGCTCGTCACCGACGGCTTCGTGGTCCTGGCCTACACCAACGACGATCCCGTGCTGGCCGCCCGACTGGCGGACGTCGGCTGCGCGGCGGTGATGCCGCTGGGCTCGCCCATCGGGACCGGTCTCGGCATCCGCAACCCGCACAACATCGAGCTGATCGTCGCGCGCGCCACCGTGCCGGTGATCCTGGACGCCGGGATCGGGACGGCATCGGACGCGGCGCTGGCGATGGAGCTGGGCTGCGACGCAGTGCTGCTCGCGACGGCGGTGACCAGGGCGAACGAACCGGCCCGGATGGCGAGGGCGATGCGGGCGGCCGTCGCGGCAGGCCGGGACGCCCGGCTGGCGGGCCGGATTCCCCGACGCTTCTGGGCCCACGCCTCCAGCCCGGACCGCGACGACCGGACGGCGGCCGGGTGA
- the thiS gene encoding sulfur carrier protein ThiS yields MNVLINGVDRELADGATVADAVRACDAPRSGVAVAVDGVVVPRARWDEVVLRPADTVELLTAVQGG; encoded by the coding sequence ATGAACGTGCTGATCAACGGCGTCGACCGCGAACTCGCCGACGGCGCCACCGTCGCCGACGCCGTCCGTGCCTGCGACGCACCGAGATCCGGCGTGGCGGTCGCCGTCGACGGTGTCGTGGTGCCGAGGGCGCGATGGGACGAGGTCGTGCTGCGACCTGCGGACACCGTCGAGCTGCTGACCGCCGTGCAGGGAGGCTGA
- a CDS encoding FAD-dependent oxidoreductase has protein sequence MSTVMGVRSNRGRLAVIGGGVIGLSTAWRAAARGLDVTVIDPRPGSGSSWVAGGMLAPVSEAWPGEDALLELGAASLRAWPDFAAELAASSGREPGLRTEGTVVVAADRADQTDLDRLAAYLAHLGREVDRLDGREMRRLEPALGPAVRAGLSVPGDLAVDNRMLLTALRAACDRGGVRFLAREAVSAASRPEDGAASHPVDRAASRPEDGAASHPVDREASRPAGRAASHPEDRAASRPGDGAPSRPAGDPGAASAGGRVWLTGPDGAEPLDFDHVVIAAGPWSTGLHERLRGALHPVKGEVLRLRARPGTLPPPRRTVRGRVRGRPVYLVPRDEDGLVVGATQYEAGFDTAVTAGSVRDLLRDAEVLLPAIAEYELLECAAGLRPATADNLPLIGELAPGLLVAAGHHRNGFLLAPITADAVVDALLGLPTASVLSAADPARLRSASSPGEPTIAASHADLEESD, from the coding sequence GTGTCAACAGTGATGGGTGTTCGGTCGAACCGAGGACGACTCGCCGTGATCGGCGGGGGCGTGATCGGGCTGTCGACGGCCTGGCGGGCCGCGGCCCGAGGTCTTGACGTCACGGTGATCGATCCGCGGCCGGGTTCCGGGTCTTCGTGGGTGGCGGGCGGCATGTTGGCGCCGGTGTCCGAGGCCTGGCCCGGCGAGGACGCGCTGTTGGAACTCGGCGCGGCCTCGCTGCGAGCCTGGCCTGACTTCGCCGCCGAGTTGGCGGCGTCGTCCGGCCGGGAGCCGGGTCTGCGCACCGAGGGCACGGTGGTGGTCGCCGCCGATCGCGCGGACCAGACGGACCTGGATCGGCTCGCCGCTTATCTGGCGCATCTCGGCCGCGAAGTCGACCGGCTCGACGGCCGTGAAATGCGCAGACTGGAACCGGCGCTCGGCCCGGCCGTCCGCGCGGGTCTCTCGGTCCCCGGCGATCTCGCGGTGGACAACCGCATGCTGCTGACGGCACTGCGCGCAGCCTGCGACCGAGGCGGTGTCCGATTCCTGGCCCGTGAGGCGGTGTCGGCGGCGAGCCGCCCAGAGGATGGAGCGGCGAGCCACCCAGTCGACAGAGCGGCGAGCCGCCCAGAAGATGGAGCAGCGAGCCACCCAGTCGACAGAGAGGCAAGCCGCCCAGCGGGCAGAGCAGCGAGCCACCCCGAAGACAGAGCAGCAAGCCGCCCGGGCGATGGAGCGCCGAGCAGACCGGCAGGCGATCCCGGCGCTGCCTCGGCAGGCGGCCGGGTGTGGTTGACGGGCCCTGATGGCGCCGAGCCGCTCGACTTCGATCACGTCGTCATCGCCGCAGGCCCGTGGAGCACCGGCCTGCACGAACGGCTTCGCGGCGCGCTGCACCCGGTCAAGGGCGAGGTCCTCCGCCTGCGAGCGAGGCCGGGGACGCTGCCGCCGCCTCGGCGCACCGTCCGGGGGCGGGTCCGGGGCAGACCGGTCTACCTGGTGCCCCGCGACGAGGACGGGCTCGTCGTCGGCGCCACCCAGTACGAGGCGGGTTTCGACACCGCCGTCACCGCAGGCTCGGTGCGCGACCTGCTGCGCGACGCCGAGGTCCTGCTGCCCGCGATCGCCGAGTACGAACTGCTCGAATGTGCCGCCGGACTCCGTCCCGCGACAGCGGACAACCTGCCGCTGATCGGCGAGCTGGCGCCCGGCCTGCTGGTGGCCGCAGGCCATCACCGCAACGGCTTCCTGCTGGCCCCGATCACGGCCGACGCCGTGGTCGATGCGCTGCTCGGCCTGCCGACGGCGTCCGTCCTGAGCGCGGCAGACCCCGCCCGACTCCGGTCCGCATCGAGTCCGGGCGAGCCGACGATCGCGGCATCCCACGCCGACCTGGAGGAATCCGACTGA
- the thiE gene encoding thiamine phosphate synthase, translating into MPGMSAAQRRDRLADARLYLCTDARRERGDLAEFVSAALRGGVDIVQLRDKGRPAEPLEATEELAALAVIAECCVEYGALLAVNDRADIALASGADVLHLGQGDLPVSWARRVIGDEPIIGRSTHDVRQAASAATEPGVDYFCTGPCWPTPTKPGRTAPGLDLVRSTAAQSVDGRPRPWFAIGGIDLPRLDEVLAAGADRVVVVRAITEAADPEAAARALSTRLREA; encoded by the coding sequence ATGCCTGGGATGAGTGCCGCACAGCGGCGAGACCGGCTGGCCGACGCGCGGCTGTACCTCTGTACGGACGCCCGTCGCGAGCGCGGCGATCTCGCCGAGTTCGTCTCGGCGGCGCTGCGTGGCGGTGTCGACATCGTCCAGCTACGGGACAAGGGGCGGCCTGCGGAACCGTTGGAGGCTACGGAGGAGCTGGCCGCACTGGCGGTGATCGCGGAGTGCTGTGTCGAGTACGGCGCACTGCTCGCCGTGAACGACCGAGCCGACATCGCCCTGGCCTCGGGCGCCGACGTCCTGCACCTCGGCCAGGGCGACCTCCCGGTGAGCTGGGCTCGACGGGTGATCGGCGACGAACCGATCATCGGCCGATCCACCCATGACGTGAGGCAGGCGGCCTCGGCGGCGACGGAACCCGGCGTGGACTACTTCTGTACCGGACCGTGCTGGCCGACCCCGACCAAGCCCGGTCGGACCGCACCCGGACTCGACCTCGTCCGATCGACGGCCGCGCAGTCCGTCGACGGCAGGCCCAGGCCGTGGTTCGCGATCGGCGGCATCGACCTGCCGCGCCTTGACGAGGTCCTTGCGGCGGGCGCCGATCGAGTGGTGGTCGTCCGGGCGATCACCGAGGCGGCCGACCCCGAGGCTGCGGCGCGGGCGTTGTCCACCCGGCTTCGCGAGGCCTAG
- a CDS encoding LLM class F420-dependent oxidoreductase, with protein sequence MGVTLGRIGIWRGAPGVTEDLAVELDRLGFGALSIGGSPPGDLRLVESVLDATERLTVTTSIVNIWQVPAHQVAASYHRIAERHPDRFLLGIGIGHPEATSDYRRPYATLVDYLDELDAEGVGVEARALAALGPKVLQLAGDRTAAALPYLTNPEHTRQAREILGSAATLAVEQKVVLETDPERARAIGRPPVANPYLSLTNYLNNLRRLGFSDEELADGGNDRVIDALVAWGDIDAVAARVEEHIAAGADHVSLQVLTERDDELLPAYRALADRLL encoded by the coding sequence ATGGGTGTCACGTTGGGCAGGATCGGGATCTGGCGCGGAGCACCGGGGGTGACCGAGGACCTCGCGGTGGAACTGGACCGCCTCGGCTTCGGCGCGTTGTCCATCGGCGGCTCACCGCCGGGAGACCTCCGACTCGTGGAGTCGGTGCTCGACGCGACGGAGCGGCTGACGGTCACGACCTCGATCGTCAACATCTGGCAGGTGCCCGCTCACCAGGTGGCGGCCTCCTACCACCGGATCGCCGAACGGCATCCCGACCGCTTCCTGCTCGGTATCGGAATCGGCCATCCCGAGGCGACCTCGGACTATCGACGGCCGTACGCCACGCTGGTCGACTATCTCGACGAACTCGACGCCGAGGGCGTCGGCGTCGAGGCTCGGGCGCTGGCGGCGCTGGGCCCGAAGGTGCTGCAACTGGCCGGTGATCGGACGGCGGCGGCCCTGCCCTACCTGACCAACCCGGAGCACACCCGGCAGGCACGGGAGATCCTCGGCTCGGCTGCGACGCTGGCCGTGGAGCAGAAGGTCGTCCTGGAGACCGACCCGGAGCGGGCCCGCGCGATCGGCCGTCCCCCGGTGGCGAACCCGTACCTGTCGCTGACCAACTATCTCAACAACCTGCGCCGTCTCGGCTTCTCCGACGAGGAGCTGGCCGACGGCGGCAACGATCGCGTGATCGACGCGCTGGTGGCCTGGGGCGACATCGACGCAGTCGCCGCCAGGGTCGAGGAACACATCGCGGCGGGGGCCGATCACGTCAGCCTCCAGGTGCTCACCGAGCGGGACGATGAACTGCTGCCCGCTTATCGCGCACTCGCCGACCGGCTGCTCTGA
- a CDS encoding GNAT family N-acetyltransferase: protein MIRADVFRDQPVLHGRSIRLEPQTERHFDGIWRMLGDEESNRLTGTHQQFTEPQIRQWLATRREHHDRADWAVVRRADGAVVGEVVLNDLDPDNASVSFRIGLLGPEVFGRGIGTEATRLVVAYAFDVAGLHRISLDVFDFNPRARRVYEKCGFTVEGVHRDALRWEGRWHDALFMAMLSTDPRPEESAPA from the coding sequence GTGATCCGAGCGGACGTCTTCCGAGATCAACCCGTCCTCCACGGCCGGTCGATCCGGCTCGAACCTCAGACGGAGCGACATTTCGACGGCATCTGGCGGATGCTCGGGGACGAGGAGTCCAACCGGCTGACCGGCACGCATCAGCAGTTCACCGAGCCGCAGATCCGGCAGTGGCTCGCCACCAGACGGGAGCACCATGACCGGGCCGACTGGGCGGTCGTCCGTCGCGCGGACGGTGCCGTGGTGGGCGAGGTGGTCCTCAACGACCTGGACCCGGACAACGCCTCGGTGAGCTTCCGGATCGGGCTGCTCGGCCCGGAGGTCTTCGGCCGGGGTATCGGGACCGAGGCGACGCGGCTGGTCGTGGCCTATGCCTTCGACGTCGCGGGCCTGCATCGGATCAGCCTGGACGTCTTCGACTTCAATCCGAGGGCGCGTCGGGTCTACGAGAAGTGCGGGTTCACCGTCGAGGGCGTGCACCGCGACGCGCTGCGCTGGGAGGGCCGATGGCACGACGCCCTCTTCATGGCGATGCTGTCCACCGACCCGCGTCCCGAGGAGTCCGCACCCGCCTGA
- a CDS encoding S1 family peptidase — MSGVGTRLRRALSCLLTLGLLCLLTLGSGTAVAAATGSTEQAQLVLRGGQAVQIAGGHCAVGFTVEGGFLTAGHCGSTGAPVSAGGQSIGTVAGSVFPGSDMAWVRTATSVLLAPEIDRHDGTVEVVTGVGPPPTGAPVCFSGPVGGWRCGSITGLNQTVSMPGGVVTGLIATNIPVYPGESGGPLIADGRAVGTLVGGTTTRSYFQPVTPALQQWGLAINIG, encoded by the coding sequence TTGAGCGGCGTGGGGACTCGGCTGCGTCGCGCACTGTCCTGTCTGCTCACCCTCGGGCTGCTCTGCCTTCTCACCCTGGGGAGCGGGACCGCCGTCGCGGCGGCGACCGGCTCTACCGAGCAGGCGCAACTCGTCCTGAGAGGCGGTCAGGCCGTCCAGATCGCGGGCGGTCATTGTGCGGTCGGGTTCACCGTCGAGGGCGGCTTCCTCACCGCAGGGCACTGCGGCTCGACCGGAGCCCCGGTGTCCGCAGGCGGCCAGAGCATCGGCACGGTCGCGGGCTCGGTCTTCCCCGGCTCCGACATGGCCTGGGTGCGGACGGCCACATCGGTGCTCCTCGCCCCGGAGATCGATCGGCACGACGGCACGGTCGAGGTCGTGACCGGGGTTGGTCCACCGCCTACCGGTGCCCCGGTCTGCTTCTCCGGCCCGGTCGGCGGCTGGCGCTGCGGCTCGATCACCGGATTGAATCAGACCGTCTCGATGCCGGGTGGGGTTGTCACCGGCCTGATCGCCACGAACATCCCGGTGTATCCCGGCGAGTCCGGCGGCCCGCTGATCGCCGACGGTCGGGCGGTGGGGACGCTGGTCGGCGGCACGACGACCCGCAGCTACTTCCAACCGGTGACTCCGGCGCTGCAACAGTGGGGGTTGGCGATCAACATCGGCTGA